One Bacillota bacterium genomic region harbors:
- a CDS encoding ABC transporter permease, whose translation MGDFLGVQTWVGTISWGAPIALAALGGTFSERTGVVNIAMEGLMLISAFFSVLGAWALHNAWLGLGVGVVSAMLFALLFAWGAIRFKADQIILGMAINTLAMGLTGYLLNTIFGYGGTPVNTPQLPTVSIPLLASIPWLGPVLFRQNVLIYALFILLVLSHFLLFHTRLGLRMRAVGEHPQAADAAGINVYRIRYLGVLLSGFFSGLAGAYLSIGALNSFNVNMSNGRGYIALAAMIFGGWTPLGAFGASMLFGFASSIAFNLQGLGIPKDLVLMLPYVATIVALAGVVGRTTAPAADGVPYDPSESS comes from the coding sequence CTGGGCGACTTCCTGGGCGTGCAGACCTGGGTGGGGACGATCAGCTGGGGCGCGCCCATCGCCCTGGCGGCGCTGGGCGGCACCTTCTCGGAGCGGACCGGCGTGGTCAACATCGCCATGGAGGGGCTGATGCTGATCAGCGCCTTCTTCTCGGTCCTGGGTGCCTGGGCGCTGCACAACGCCTGGCTCGGCCTCGGGGTGGGCGTGGTCAGCGCCATGCTCTTCGCGCTGCTCTTCGCCTGGGGTGCCATCCGCTTCAAGGCCGACCAGATCATCCTGGGCATGGCCATCAATACGCTGGCCATGGGGCTGACCGGCTACCTGCTCAACACGATCTTCGGCTACGGCGGCACCCCCGTGAACACCCCGCAGCTGCCCACGGTGAGCATCCCGCTCCTGGCCTCGATCCCCTGGCTGGGGCCCGTGCTCTTCCGCCAGAACGTGCTGATCTACGCCCTCTTCATCCTTCTCGTGCTCTCGCACTTCCTGCTGTTCCACACGCGGCTCGGGCTGAGGATGCGCGCGGTGGGGGAGCATCCGCAGGCGGCGGACGCGGCCGGTATCAACGTCTACCGCATCCGCTACCTGGGCGTCCTCCTCTCCGGGTTCTTCTCCGGCCTGGCGGGCGCCTACCTCTCGATCGGGGCGCTGAACAGCTTTAATGTCAACATGAGCAACGGACGGGGGTACATCGCCCTGGCCGCCATGATCTTCGGCGGCTGGACGCCGCTGGGCGCCTTCGGAGCCTCCATGCTCTTCGGGTTTGCCAGTTCCATCGCCTTCAACCTGCAGGGGCTGGGCATTCCCAAGGACCTGGTTCTGATGCTCCCCTACGTGGCCACCATCGTGGCGCTGGCGGGCGTGGTGGGACGGACCACCGCCCCGGCGGCGGACGGCGTGCCCTATGATCCAAGCGAGTCCAGCTGA